A single window of Chloracidobacterium sp. DNA harbors:
- a CDS encoding VCBS repeat-containing protein yields the protein MKKPAIDFRYKLIAVFAAVVLGVFGIGRFGADDSLVSASASGPTPSNTNAPSESNCTACHTSFPLNSGEGTVAITGLPARWTPGQQISLTITTSQADGVIYGYQMTALDSQGKRAGTLTLPASSPQQSQLVTGIVGGESRQYAEHTIDGILPTVFGSKSWTVNWTAPAQPIGPVTFYAAGNASNSDGSTAGDYIYTNSATSSSGGSPFDFDGDGKTDISIFRPSVGEWWYLRSSNGGNGALQFGTATDKLVPADFTGDGKTDVAFWRPSTGQWFILRSEDLSFFAFPFGSSGDIPAPADYDGDGKADAAVFRPSTQTWYISKSTGGTDIVAFGAANDKPAVADFDGDRKADIAVFRASGANGAEWWIRRSSDLAVFATQFGNSTDKAVQGDYTGDGKADVAFWRPSSGIWYVLRSEDLSFFAFPFGANGDVPVTGDYDGDGKIDSAVFRPANSTWYANRSTAGVLIQQFGQSGDLPLPNVFVP from the coding sequence ATGAAAAAGCCGGCCATAGATTTTCGATATAAGCTGATCGCGGTGTTCGCGGCAGTCGTTTTAGGAGTTTTCGGGATCGGCCGCTTTGGGGCTGACGATTCGTTAGTTTCCGCATCGGCGTCGGGGCCGACGCCCTCAAATACCAATGCACCGTCCGAGAGCAACTGCACCGCCTGCCACACGTCGTTCCCGCTTAACAGCGGCGAAGGTACGGTGGCGATAACCGGTTTGCCGGCACGTTGGACGCCGGGCCAGCAAATATCGCTGACGATAACCACAAGTCAGGCCGACGGCGTTATTTACGGATACCAGATGACGGCACTGGACTCTCAAGGCAAGCGTGCCGGCACGCTGACGTTGCCGGCCTCAAGCCCGCAACAGTCTCAACTCGTCACCGGCATTGTCGGCGGCGAAAGCCGGCAATACGCCGAACATACGATCGACGGCATCCTGCCGACCGTATTTGGCTCGAAATCGTGGACGGTCAATTGGACCGCTCCGGCTCAACCGATCGGTCCGGTGACCTTTTATGCTGCCGGTAACGCATCAAACAGTGACGGCTCGACGGCGGGCGACTACATCTACACAAATAGTGCTACGAGTTCATCGGGCGGTTCGCCATTCGACTTTGACGGTGACGGCAAGACCGACATCTCGATCTTTCGTCCGAGCGTCGGTGAATGGTGGTATCTGCGATCGTCGAACGGCGGCAACGGAGCTCTCCAGTTCGGTACCGCTACCGACAAACTCGTCCCGGCGGATTTTACGGGCGACGGTAAGACTGACGTTGCATTCTGGCGGCCGTCGACCGGACAATGGTTCATTCTGCGGTCCGAAGATCTATCGTTTTTCGCCTTCCCGTTCGGATCCAGCGGCGATATCCCGGCACCCGCCGACTATGATGGTGACGGCAAGGCGGACGCGGCAGTATTTCGGCCTTCGACCCAGACGTGGTACATCAGCAAATCGACCGGCGGGACCGATATCGTTGCATTCGGCGCCGCCAATGACAAACCGGCGGTTGCCGATTTTGACGGTGACCGTAAGGCAGATATCGCAGTCTTTCGTGCAAGCGGTGCAAACGGAGCCGAATGGTGGATCAGACGCAGCTCAGACCTTGCGGTGTTTGCGACCCAATTCGGCAATTCGACGGACAAGGCAGTCCAGGGCGACTACACCGGCGACGGCAAAGCCGATGTCGCATTCTGGCGTCCGTCAAGCGGTATCTGGTATGTACTTCGGAGCGAAGACCTTTCGTTTTTTGCCTTCCCTTTCGGAGCTAACGGCGATGTACCCGTCACGGGTGACTATGACGGCGACGGCAAGATCGACTCGGCTGTTTTCCGGCCGGCAAATTCCACCTGGTATGCCAATCGATCGACGGCGGGCGTTTTGATCCAACAGTTTGGCCAGAGCGGCGACTTACCTTTGCCAAACGTGTTCGTGCCGTAA
- the pilQ gene encoding type IV pilus secretin PilQ → MNSRSNISTVVKQAAIAMLLVAVVAISALAQRVEPQSQGKMYGEPGFRGEPINLNVVNADVRDILSYITDQYAINFVIDKSVAAVPVTVKVSDVPWNIALDSVLQSQSLGVQVNGNILRVADAKTLATEGDLIQARNNNALDGSPLYTEFLRLNYARATGTLSGDSGSAGQLSTGTSSGGGGGGGASSGGGSGAGAAAGGGSDQGIMGIIKKRLSRRGTVEVDGRSNTLIITDVKQNIDAIRQLVAYLDQPEPQVEIEARIVVASRNFSRDIGVQLAGLVIGQRGSGATGGTLPGATTTLPIPGSLPIPSVNNDMFSKIANTAIGLTTGIFGTAQLSALISAGEQKGQAKVIATPRVTTLNNRPAEIKSGTKIPVTTIQPGTGAGGAVVATTTYVDVPLRLAITPQITDVGTVILNVTAENSSTATVVGGANPAINTQSMQTQVTVPDGGTTVVGGVLFDDERESQDRTPGLSRIPLLGNLFKRKGVQRNTNEILFFITPRITRPDYAAGVQNGGASRPSPILQPVPMGNPPSNSTPVVETPQPIVFQSPALARPESNPAMPIKP, encoded by the coding sequence ATGAATTCTCGATCAAACATCAGCACGGTGGTAAAACAGGCCGCCATTGCAATGCTCTTAGTCGCCGTCGTGGCTATATCGGCTCTCGCACAACGTGTCGAGCCGCAGTCACAAGGCAAGATGTACGGCGAGCCAGGATTTCGCGGCGAACCGATCAATCTTAACGTGGTGAACGCCGACGTTCGCGACATCCTTAGCTATATCACCGACCAGTACGCCATTAACTTTGTCATCGACAAATCGGTTGCGGCGGTACCGGTAACGGTCAAGGTCAGCGACGTTCCCTGGAACATCGCGCTCGACTCGGTCCTACAATCGCAGTCGCTGGGCGTGCAGGTAAATGGAAACATCCTGCGTGTCGCAGATGCCAAGACGCTCGCGACCGAGGGCGATCTGATCCAGGCACGCAACAATAATGCGCTTGACGGTTCACCTCTGTATACAGAATTTCTCCGGCTCAACTATGCACGTGCCACAGGCACGCTGAGCGGCGATTCCGGCAGTGCCGGCCAGTTGTCGACGGGAACGTCGTCGGGTGGCGGTGGTGGCGGCGGAGCGTCGAGCGGCGGCGGAAGCGGTGCGGGAGCAGCGGCCGGCGGCGGATCCGATCAGGGAATTATGGGCATCATCAAAAAACGTTTGTCGCGTCGCGGCACCGTCGAGGTGGATGGCCGCAGCAACACGCTGATCATCACCGACGTCAAACAGAATATCGATGCTATCCGTCAGTTGGTTGCATATCTTGATCAGCCGGAACCGCAGGTCGAGATCGAAGCCCGCATCGTCGTCGCTTCGCGTAACTTCAGCCGAGACATCGGCGTCCAGCTTGCCGGTTTGGTCATTGGCCAACGCGGCAGTGGAGCGACCGGCGGCACGTTGCCCGGTGCCACAACGACTCTTCCGATCCCGGGCAGCCTGCCAATCCCGTCGGTCAATAACGATATGTTCTCGAAGATCGCCAATACCGCGATCGGCCTGACCACCGGTATCTTTGGAACCGCACAGCTTAGTGCCCTTATCTCGGCCGGTGAACAGAAAGGCCAGGCCAAGGTCATTGCCACGCCGCGTGTCACAACGCTTAACAATCGTCCCGCCGAGATCAAGAGCGGAACGAAGATCCCGGTAACGACCATCCAGCCCGGAACGGGTGCCGGTGGTGCAGTTGTCGCAACGACGACCTATGTTGACGTTCCGCTAAGACTGGCGATCACGCCGCAGATCACCGATGTCGGTACCGTCATCCTTAATGTGACGGCGGAAAACAGCTCGACCGCAACCGTTGTGGGCGGAGCCAATCCGGCGATCAATACGCAGAGTATGCAGACTCAGGTTACCGTGCCGGATGGCGGAACGACGGTCGTCGGCGGAGTTCTCTTCGACGATGAACGCGAGAGTCAGGACCGCACGCCGGGCCTTTCACGCATCCCGCTGCTTGGCAATCTATTCAAGCGAAAGGGCGTTCAACGCAATACGAACGAGATCCTTTTCTTTATCACCCCGCGGATCACGCGTCCGGACTATGCGGCCGGCGTTCAGAACGGTGGTGCATCGCGTCCGTCCCCGATCCTGCAACCGGTTCCGATGGGCAATCCGCCGTCGAACTCGACACCGGTAGTCGAAACCCCGCAGCCGATCGTCTTCCAGTCGCCGGCTCTGGCCCGACCGGAATCTAATCCGGCAATGCCGATCAAGCCGTAA
- the pilO gene encoding type 4a pilus biogenesis protein PilO has translation MLDKIKNLQWYFQLMLLVGVAAMVYSGVWYFVTSETRVEIAALNDQIAELQAKNETARVATQRINEFRALYASKAEEYDELKVLLPEQREITNVLQGLQDTANGSRMIVMRFSPREDTQQDSIMAKPVEIEVDSNFTNLRSFFESMAKLPRIVSISDFKLNQLDKQSSEKTLHAQFLLTAFYAAPTDLNGKPLNSKPGVPGTPGAPAPAPVAVPPAPVAK, from the coding sequence ATGTTAGACAAAATTAAAAACCTACAATGGTACTTCCAGCTGATGCTGTTGGTTGGCGTGGCCGCGATGGTCTACTCGGGCGTCTGGTACTTTGTCACCAGCGAGACCCGTGTCGAGATCGCAGCCCTCAATGACCAGATCGCCGAATTGCAGGCCAAGAACGAGACGGCCCGCGTCGCGACCCAGCGGATCAACGAGTTTCGAGCTCTTTATGCCAGTAAGGCCGAAGAGTACGACGAGCTGAAAGTTTTGCTACCGGAACAGCGTGAGATCACCAACGTGCTGCAGGGCCTGCAAGACACTGCCAACGGAAGCCGTATGATCGTTATGCGATTCTCGCCGCGTGAAGATACGCAGCAGGATTCGATAATGGCCAAGCCGGTCGAGATCGAGGTGGACAGCAATTTCACCAATCTTCGGTCCTTCTTTGAAAGTATGGCCAAGCTACCGCGAATCGTTTCGATCTCTGATTTCAAACTCAACCAACTCGACAAGCAGAGTTCCGAAAAGACGCTTCATGCCCAGTTCCTGCTGACGGCATTTTACGCTGCCCCGACCGATCTGAACGGTAAGCCGCTCAATTCGAAACCGGGCGTCCCCGGAACTCCCGGAGCACCTGCACCCGCACCCGTCGCAGTTCCGCCGGCACCAGTAGCCAAATAA
- a CDS encoding PilN domain-containing protein: protein MIKINLLNSVTERQGGAVVAVDRKIASASSRILLMALVVGVLLTALIGWDVISTQMARTEAQHKLEEQKQIAAELEVVMNEQKELEAKIQNIDTRIEAIKRLRSSQAGPSAVLDAMRERVAMVPGLYLESVEQTGDQLTFKGNSPDESQVTQFGRSLEFSNGLFSNLNIETTRAEIANNNAPQTANAQGETPKVQIVNFTIKCAYTPSKAPGAPGTAPTTASAQQPGAATAPVQVAKN, encoded by the coding sequence ATGATCAAGATCAATCTACTAAATTCAGTCACAGAGAGACAGGGCGGTGCTGTCGTCGCGGTCGACCGCAAGATCGCCAGTGCCTCGTCTCGTATTCTCCTGATGGCGCTTGTCGTCGGTGTTTTGCTAACGGCACTCATCGGATGGGACGTGATCAGTACGCAAATGGCCCGCACCGAGGCTCAGCATAAACTCGAAGAGCAAAAGCAGATCGCTGCCGAACTCGAAGTAGTGATGAATGAGCAGAAAGAGCTTGAGGCCAAGATCCAGAATATCGACACCAGGATCGAAGCGATCAAGAGACTGCGTTCGTCACAGGCCGGCCCGAGTGCCGTGCTGGACGCAATGCGTGAACGCGTCGCGATGGTTCCGGGCCTATATCTGGAGAGCGTCGAGCAAACCGGCGACCAGCTGACATTTAAGGGCAATTCGCCTGATGAGTCGCAGGTCACGCAGTTTGGCCGCAGCCTCGAATTTTCGAACGGACTCTTTTCGAACCTCAATATCGAAACGACCCGAGCCGAGATCGCCAATAATAACGCACCTCAGACTGCCAACGCTCAGGGCGAAACTCCCAAAGTACAGATCGTGAATTTTACGATCAAGTGCGCTTACACGCCGTCGAAGGCTCCCGGAGCACCGGGAACTGCCCCGACGACTGCCTCTGCCCAGCAACCGGGAGCGGCTACGGCACCTGTTCAGGTCGCCAAGAATTAG
- the pilM gene encoding type IV pilus assembly protein PilM, with translation MLFGKKKSVAGLDIGSSSIKMVELEGKANNLSLVGLGFENLPSDTIIDGQIMELNTVSDVIQSVCANHQITATQVVTGVSGHSVIIKNIVLPPMSREELEESIDWHAEEHIPYDLADVSLDYQVTANDADSTHVLIAACKRERIDNIKQAIQLAGKQPVIIDVDTFALQNCYEANYNPTESDVVTLLNIGASTMNVNIVKGTRSLFTRDITVGGSQFTDVLQRSLGLNFQQAEAVKRGVHNVADGIEEKSIEPLMNNVTEIVAMEIQKTFDFYRATTEDNDTIVQKILISGGGSKLAGLAQELSQRLELPVEVLDPFRNIKVDPKKFDPEYLNEIVPEMAVAVGLAIRGV, from the coding sequence ATGCTGTTCGGTAAAAAGAAAAGCGTTGCTGGATTAGATATCGGATCGAGTTCGATAAAGATGGTCGAGCTTGAGGGCAAAGCAAACAATCTAAGTTTGGTTGGCCTCGGCTTTGAAAATCTGCCAAGCGACACGATCATCGATGGTCAGATAATGGAGTTGAACACCGTTTCAGACGTGATCCAGAGCGTGTGTGCAAATCACCAGATCACCGCCACCCAGGTGGTGACCGGTGTCAGCGGACATTCCGTGATCATAAAGAATATCGTTCTGCCGCCGATGAGCCGCGAGGAACTCGAAGAGTCGATCGACTGGCACGCTGAGGAACATATTCCTTACGATCTCGCCGACGTTAGTCTCGACTACCAGGTAACGGCTAATGATGCAGACTCGACCCACGTTTTGATCGCCGCTTGCAAACGCGAGCGTATCGACAATATTAAACAGGCGATCCAACTCGCCGGCAAACAGCCCGTGATCATCGACGTCGACACCTTTGCTCTGCAAAATTGCTACGAAGCGAACTACAACCCGACCGAAAGTGATGTAGTTACGCTTCTTAATATCGGTGCATCGACGATGAACGTAAATATCGTCAAGGGCACGCGATCGCTCTTTACGCGTGACATTACGGTCGGCGGCAGCCAGTTTACAGATGTCCTGCAGCGGAGCCTTGGACTCAACTTTCAACAGGCCGAAGCGGTAAAACGCGGCGTCCATAATGTTGCCGACGGTATCGAAGAAAAATCGATCGAACCGCTGATGAACAACGTCACTGAGATCGTCGCGATGGAGATCCAAAAGACATTTGATTTTTATAGAGCGACCACCGAAGACAACGACACGATTGTGCAGAAAATTCTGATCTCGGGCGGCGGTTCGAAGCTTGCCGGTCTTGCACAGGAACTGTCACAGCGACTCGAACTTCCGGTCGAGGTTCTCGACCCATTCCGTAATATCAAGGTCGACCCAAAGAAATTTGATCCCGAATATCTGAACGAGATCGTTCCCGAAATGGCCGTCGCAGTCGGACTCGCGATCAGGGGAGTGTAA